The Fibrobacter sp. region ACGATGATTGCTACTCCGAAGCTTTCGGGTGAACGCCTTGCACGCCTCAAGGCGCAGGTGATGGACATCCGCGGGCAGATAGACCTCACTCTCGCCGCTCCTGCGGTGAAGGTAAACGATACGACCGATGTTATGGTACGCACCCGCGTGCTGCAGTGATTTTGAATTATGCGTGACGACGACGAATATGGCGAAATAAGGACATCGAGGCGGGCCCACCGGTCGCGCCGTATCGATGCCTTGCGTGAATGGCATTCGGGCGTCGTGGATGAACTCCCGACCAAGGAACGCTTCAGTCGCGAGTTCAAGAAGGCGAAAATCAAGCAGCTGAAGAATCCGGTCGCCAATATCGGTGAAGAAAATTGCGTGGAGGGACTCGTCGTCGAAGTCCATCGCCGTACCTGCGAGGTGCGCCTGCCGTCTGCAGAATCGTCACTTCGCGGCCCTGTAGGGGCAGGTGAGTCTACGGTTACCGCCATGTACCGTGCGACTACGTCCAAGCAACTGGGCGAGTTCCCGGCGGTGGGCGACAAGGTCCTGCTCGGGCTCGTGAACGATGGCGAAGATGATGGCACGGGCGTGGGTTCCCAGAAGTATTGCGTGGTGCGTGTCCAGCCCCGCAAGAGCGAACTCAAGCGACCGGGCCCGCGTGATAGTTTTTACAAGCAACAGACGCTTGCCGCGAACATCGACCAGGTGGTGATTGTCGCGAGCGTGACCCAGCCTGAATTCAACTACGGCTTCATGGACCGCTTTTTGCTGGCGGCGAACCTG contains the following coding sequences:
- the rsgA gene encoding ribosome small subunit-dependent GTPase A translates to MRDDDEYGEIRTSRRAHRSRRIDALREWHSGVVDELPTKERFSREFKKAKIKQLKNPVANIGEENCVEGLVVEVHRRTCEVRLPSAESSLRGPVGAGESTVTAMYRATTSKQLGEFPAVGDKVLLGLVNDGEDDGTGVGSQKYCVVRVQPRKSELKRPGPRDSFYKQQTLAANIDQVVIVASVTQPEFNYGFMDRFLLAANLNSLPFILVLTKMDLLEHGEDDLSADIRDFMSIADKVIPVSVKSGKGLDELRAELQGKSSVFSGMSGVGKSTLVNALVPSASLATGEVREKDGKGRHTTISSSLFDLPEGGIVIDTPGIRSIGLMDMEPETLAKIFPGFFDSDLFTCKFSNCLHVKETGCAVLKALDEGTLSRARYRSYLRILNSRD